CACTTACGTCAAAGCCCTTGACTCGCTGGGGCAGGGTCTTCTTTTCGGGGAGGGAGAATCCGATATGGAACGTCTCACCGTTTCCGCCGGAGACCGGCGGGGCTACCAGCGTGAAGGAACTGATTTTCCCGGTCTGCGAATCCTTGTAGTTTAGATGCATGACTCCGCCACTGACAAAAGTTCCGGACATGTACAGTTCACCGAGAATGGGGCTATGTCCGGCATAACCGATAACGATAATTTCCTGCCCAAGTTCGCGTGCCTTGGAGGCTGTGGGAGTGGCTGCCAGGGGTTCGTGCTTCAGGTCTTTCAGGTTGTCGGCGCGGTCTGTGCGGCGCAGGTTCTCGTTGACGAATTCCCAAACTTCCTTGGGCATCTTGATATTGCCTTCGTCGAAGGCCTTCACGGCCTGAACGTAAGAAATGGCGGCATCGTCGCTTTCACCTGCCAGGTCGTAAACCAGGCCGCAGAGGTAACGCAAAAAGCCGTTGTCGTTGACCTTTTCGTTATCCTTCTGGTAAAGTCTTTCCAAGGCTAGCTGGGCTCGCTTGACTTCAACCATGGCTCCGTCCACATCGCCCATGGCCAGGTAGTTCAAAATTTGCAGTTCGTGGAGCACCACAATTTCAAAGGGGCGGGCTCTGTAGGGGCGCACGTTGTCGTTGGTAACTACGGCTGCCGCTTCGTTGGTGACGGATCTTGTATAGAGGTCGTCGTAAATTTCTTCGGCCTTGTCCAGGTTCAGGGCGCTTTCCTTGAAGTCCCTGTTGTAATGGTGGAGGGTTCCCAGGTCGAAATAATAGAGGAACTGGCTGTTGGAACCGTACAGGTCCTTTTCTTCTTTCTTGACCTTGTGGATGGCTCCGTCGAAGCCGTCCTTTTCCAGGGCAGGGGCCAAGGCTTCGTAGCGGGTCATGGACTTGTTGGCGCAGGAGCAAAGCAAAAGGGCTGCGGCCAAGAGTAGTAAGAGACGTTTCATTGTCGGTTCCTTCTTTGTTACTGCTGCAAATTTAATTTTTTTAAAACAAAAGAAGCCTGGCGGTTAAGCCAGGCCTCCGTCAAACTTGGTGTCTGAAGTCGAAAATTACTTCTTCTTCTTCTTGCCGGTAGCGTCGAGAGTGACTTCGACAGTTTCTTCACCCTTAACGGTTACGAGTGCTTCAGCAGACTTGCGGTTGGAGCATTCTGCGCGAACCACGTGGTCACCTGCATCCAGGTTGTGGACGGTAAGGGGAGCGCCATCGGTCTTGTCAGCCTGGTCGCCATCAACGAAGATGATGCACTTGCCAGGATTGGTGGTCACCTTGATGTGGCCCTTGGGAATCTTGGTGCCGAAGTTGAAGTCATTGCACTTGTTCTTGCCCGGCCAGATGTTCACGCGCTTGTTCACCAGTTCGAAACCCTGGTCGATCACCACGAGGGTCTGACGGCCAGACTTGACGGTCACGTTTTCGATGGGGCTCTTGCCGAGAGGTTCGCCACCCAGGAACACGTCGCTGTTAGGAGGTTCAGTGATAATGTTGACCACTGCGTTCTGGTTGCGAGGAGGAGGTTCGTCGCCATCGCAATCGGCAGCGAAGACGTTGATGGAGAGGAATGCCACCATCAGGGCGAAAATATACAGTTTCTTCATGGATTACTCCTATTAAGTTTGCGTTAAAAAATACAAAGTTTTACTGGAATTTAATTTTTTTTTGTGAAAAAGTTTGTTTAAAGTGAAGAGTGTACAGTGAATAGTGAATAAAAAATTGGGAAAAAGGGGTGTAGGATTGTTATTTTTGTTTTTATGAAAGCTCTTTATCAACGAATTCGAATGCTGAATGGCAAAAACTATGGCCTCTACAAGTCTCTCGGCGACAAACCTTGGGATTTTGGGGACTTCGAACTGGAATTTCTCCATGTGCAGGGGGATCCCTACGCTCCGGCATCCAGAATCATGATAAAGGCGGACCTCCAGATGCTGGGCTACGGTTCGGAATGGGGTGTAGAGTTTGAACGTCGTCTGGCCCTCAGCGATTTTCTGTATCGCAGGCTTAGCAAGCTGGTGCTGGAACGCTACCCGGATAAGGATGCCGCGGTAATCTTCGATGTGTCCGGCCCCGAAATGCTGGTGCGCAATTCCCTGTGGATCGATAACGGCGTGTTGCGTGCGGTCCTTCAGGTGCGTCTTCCTGGCGATGGCCGCAAGATCCAGGCGGAAGCGGCTGCCGAAATTTTGACCATGGTCCTTCCGGACTTGGTTTCAGCCGGTCTCTATTATAGCAAGAGCGATGAGACCGCCCTGGATGCCCACTATCAAGTGCTGGCAGACCGTCGCGCCATCCTTGGCGAACTGGATTCCCGCGGCCTGGCCGCCTTTGTTCCCGACGGAGCCGTGTTGCCCCGCGCTTCGGGGATTTCCGAAGATCCTATGGAAGGGGCGATCCCCTTCAAGTCTCCCGACGAAATGGCTGTCGTGCTGAATGTGAACGGTCGTGAAATCCGCGGCATGGGAATTCCCAAGGGCATTACCGTTATTACCGGTGGCGCCTTCCATGGAAAGTCCACCTTGCTTCAGGCGTTGACTCGTTCTGTTTATCCCCATGTTCCCGGCGATGGCCGCGAAGGCATTGTCATCGATGAAACTGCCGTTCGCGTGGGTGTGGAGGATGGCCGCAGTGTCCGCGGAACGGACTTGTCGCAGTTTGTCCGTAATCTGCCCGGCGGCGTAAGCACCAAGGAATTTACGACGGCGGGTGCGTCGGGCTCTACAAGCGAAGCGGCCAACCTGCTGGAAGCTATGGAAGCTGGCGCCTCTACATATCTTATTGACGAAGACTCCTCGGCGGTGAACTTCCTTATCCGCGATGTCCGCGTCCGCAAGCTGTTGGGCGATGACCGCGAACCTCTGATTCCCCTGACCGACCGCATCCGTGATATTTGCTATCCGCAGAGCGGTTCTGATTGTGGTGGCGCAGAGTCCTCTGTTGCGGCCCGCAGTTTCATTCTCGTGGCAGGTGCCTGTGGCGACTACCTGGAACTTGCAGACAACATTATTGTCATGGCCAACTACAATGCGGAATGTGCAAAGACTGCGGGCAAGGCCTGCGAAGTCCTGGGGGCCGCACCCGCTGTGACGACGGACCTTCCCGCCTTTGTTCCCCCGGTTAGCAGAACTTTCTCTGACTATGTCAAACCCTTACAGCCTTCCATCAAGCCCCTGTCCGCCGTGGAACGTCAGGTTAAAGTCAAGCTGAACGGAGACTACATTGTTCAAATCGGCTTCCTGGTTTCGGATACCAGCCGCCTGGTGACCCTCGCCGGAAAGCAGCAGCGTTTTGGCGCCGGTTTTATGCTGCTGAATCTTTGCCAGAGTGCGGCCAGTGCCGACGAATCGTCTAAATCTGCCGTGCTGCCGGGGGATTCCATTACCGACGCTATCGCCAAACTTTGCGACAAAATCAAGAATGTTGGTTTCCGTAATTTGCCCCAGGGTATGAGTCGCGAAATGAGTCTGCCTCGCCCCGTGGACATCGCCTGTGTGCTGTTCCGCCTTCGCGATATGGGCCGAAAGTAACGGAAAGGAATTGGAGAATGGTGGCGAAGTTGCTTCATATTCTGCTATGTGCAGCGGCGCTAGCCTTGGTGGCTTGCAATGGATACTACTATGAAGACTATACCCAAACCTTGAATCGTTATGAATTGAAGGTGGCGAATTTTGTGGAACTGGATTCCATCATTCTTCGCCAGGATTCTCTGGATGTAGACTTGTTTTATCCGGATACGATTGTAAAAGTGTCGTTGAAACATGACCACCGCTTTAGAAATTACCAGCCGATGGATTCGACTCTTTTGACCAATTCGGATTCTGCGTCTGCCACGATGGTCACATTGTCCGTAAATAGGGCGAATTCTTCTGCAAATCCCTTGTCCTTTGAATTCAAGATGGATATTGAGTATGCTGCGACGGATTACGCAGGTGATGATCATATACCCTATTGGAGTGGTGTTTCCACTACGCGGTTCTATTTGGATATTTTCGGCTGCAACGATATTAACTGCGAAACCGCAGAGAAAATTGTATGGCACAATGGCAATTACTCCAATGTACTGGTTCTTGGCCCCGATGATTTCAAGTTTTCCAAAAAAAACTTTGAGCAGTTTTATGATGGAGACTGTTCCGACTACACCAAGGAATATTCCTTCAACCTAAAAATTGACCATCCCCGTATCAAGCTGGATGCCGATATTCAGCAGGGGTATATAGAATGTCGTGAAAAAGTGCCGAGTGGAAACTGGGGGTAGTATATGTTAAGATTTTTATTGCATATCGCCCTGTTGTTCCTTCTGGTATCTTGCGGGGAAGATTTTTTTGGTCCGGAATCCCACACAAAGCCTGTGGAACTTTATGAGCTGGGGCTAGATAATCGGGCGCCTGTCGGATATGTATTGGCCGAGAATGATTTTACGGTTCGCAGGTTCTACTACTACGCCGTCAATGAAAAACTGAAAGCTGTTGGCGACACCGTATTTGCAAAGCCGGCTAAGGATCTAGTAAGTTTTGAATTTCCCGCAAGGAACATTGAATCCGAGACGGTGATGTTTGTTGCCGAATTGCAGGCCGATGATTCCGTGACGGTAAAGCTTCAATCCTTGACGGAGGTGGGGCGTAAAAACGAATTTATACTCAGCACGGCAAGTACTTTGCTAACCCCGCGAGTCATGGAATTGATGCGGCAGGGTTACCCGGTCTATACTGCAAAAAATATGGCGTTACAGGAGCTACAGAGACAACTCAATGTTCGTGAGGAACTTTTTGATATCGAAGATGTAGATGTTCCCTATGAAAATTATGACACACGTTGTGTAAATTGTGATGTTCGGACAATCTGCACCCGCTCCAATTTCGTCGTTTATGCCTGGTCCTTCGTAAGGCAGAATAACAGTGCTTCCGGGTATAGGGATTTTCTTGATAGTGTCAAGGCGGACTTTGCAGAAGATGGAATCCTGAATGAAGAACATGTCGTCGTGCCGATTGTGGATTATGGACTTATGAACTTGACGCTCATTTCCCGCGATATGGATTCTCTAGTTTCCTCAATGAAGCTAATCTGGGATACAAAGTATTCTAGGAATGGTAGCGGTCATTCAGATAGTTGGTATCATAGGGATTACTGCGGCAGTATGAGGCAATTTGCCGGGGACTGGCAAAGCAAAATGCTAAACCATTTTTTAGGCTTTGGAAAATGCAATCGCGATAACCTATTTGAAGTTCTGGATAATCCTTTTGAAAGTGGCGCTTCCCAGGATGAGAAGTTTATTTGTGATATTCGCAGTGCCAATGGGCATTACGGGTCGAATGTTTGTGATACGAGCTTCGCTTGGCGCCCCCTTACACAGAATGAAAAAGACCTTGGACTCTGCATTAGTGACACTGCCCTTGTGCGTGAAATTTATGCATTTAAGGATTCTGTCAAGTACAAGTGTGCTCCAGATGGAAACTGGTACAAGGTGATTTCTTACGATGAACTCAGAAAGTCAAGGGAGTGTCGTTCGACGGTAATCTACTACATCGAGGACATTGAAGAATATCACTCCCGCGCTTACCACAATGGTGAAGGGAAATATCAGCCCTTTGACCTTATTGATGGGGCCTGTAAAGTTAGGCTAGAGCCTCGTTGGAAAGAAGATGACAAGTATTTTGGTCGTTGCTATTAATGGCACTTTACTTTGTCAACTCGTCTGCAGTAGAATCTTTGTCTACGGTAGAATCTTCATCTGCAACGGGATCGTCCGCACTTAAATCATCTTCTGTAATCTTGATGCATCGGATGGAGTAGCCTTCTTTTCGAAGGCGAAATTCGCTCGAGGCGTTTGCGCGGTTTGCCGCCAGCACTTTGATGACGGAATGTAAGTTGTTGTATTGGGTTGTGTGAAAGTTTGCGTTTTCCCCAACGTATTTCATGGATCCGTCATGGAACAAATAACCCGTGGGAATGGCAGAAAAACCTACACGATCGGATCCAGAATTGGTGTTCCACAAAGTTGTCTTTGCCTTTAGCGCCTTCCCTGCGGTGGAGAATCCTCCGAACTTTTGGAGCAGGTCGTCAAACTCGTTGCTGCTAGGCAAACGCCACCCTTCTGGGCAAATTCCCGTTATGATTTTGGGCGAGGGTGTCGTGTCGAGCAAGTAATCATCATAGTTAGTGGAA
Above is a window of Fibrobacter sp. UWH6 DNA encoding:
- a CDS encoding PEGA domain-containing protein, with protein sequence MKKLYIFALMVAFLSINVFAADCDGDEPPPRNQNAVVNIITEPPNSDVFLGGEPLGKSPIENVTVKSGRQTLVVIDQGFELVNKRVNIWPGKNKCNDFNFGTKIPKGHIKVTTNPGKCIIFVDGDQADKTDGAPLTVHNLDAGDHVVRAECSNRKSAEALVTVKGEETVEVTLDATGKKKKK
- a CDS encoding ABC-ATPase domain-containing protein, producing MKALYQRIRMLNGKNYGLYKSLGDKPWDFGDFELEFLHVQGDPYAPASRIMIKADLQMLGYGSEWGVEFERRLALSDFLYRRLSKLVLERYPDKDAAVIFDVSGPEMLVRNSLWIDNGVLRAVLQVRLPGDGRKIQAEAAAEILTMVLPDLVSAGLYYSKSDETALDAHYQVLADRRAILGELDSRGLAAFVPDGAVLPRASGISEDPMEGAIPFKSPDEMAVVLNVNGREIRGMGIPKGITVITGGAFHGKSTLLQALTRSVYPHVPGDGREGIVIDETAVRVGVEDGRSVRGTDLSQFVRNLPGGVSTKEFTTAGASGSTSEAANLLEAMEAGASTYLIDEDSSAVNFLIRDVRVRKLLGDDREPLIPLTDRIRDICYPQSGSDCGGAESSVAARSFILVAGACGDYLELADNIIVMANYNAECAKTAGKACEVLGAAPAVTTDLPAFVPPVSRTFSDYVKPLQPSIKPLSAVERQVKVKLNGDYIVQIGFLVSDTSRLVTLAGKQQRFGAGFMLLNLCQSAASADESSKSAVLPGDSITDAIAKLCDKIKNVGFRNLPQGMSREMSLPRPVDIACVLFRLRDMGRK
- a CDS encoding FISUMP domain-containing protein, whose amino-acid sequence is MTSQKNIVTTIFLTFAALFFVACAEDSSPTGGSNDDWHNRIENIPVKRSSSSSAQSSSSAYKLDDVFNPDISYGEITDKRDGKKYRTVQIEDQTWMAQNLNYADSVNTPSLKGKMWCGGDSSIQDYCDIFGRLYTWGAAVDSIEFVKEGYNISTNYDDYLLDTTPSPKIITGICPEGWRLPSSNEFDDLLQKFGGFSTAGKALKAKTTLWNTNSGSDRVGFSAIPTGYLFHDGSMKYVGENANFHTTQYNNLHSVIKVLAANRANASSEFRLRKEGYSIRCIKITEDDLSADDPVADEDSTVDKDSTADELTK